From a single Gammaproteobacteria bacterium genomic region:
- a CDS encoding DUF3488 and transglutaminase-like domain-containing protein, with amino-acid sequence MIGWRKQKPKRYQEEQQAAPASGVIWLLGALLLVILPHLFRQPGWVAATCLAILGWRLLKEFNGWALPRTVFRLLLAATLLAGTYLQYRTLNGLDAGTTLLTLMLCLKLIELRTLRDAMIVILLGYFLVLSGFLYDQSILSGLYLLLVVLLLTASLLVLNHSKEGQQQAKKEYFKRAAAILLQALPLVLILFILVPRIPGPLWALPNNSSSATTGLSDKMSIGDITRLADSDAVAFRASFTGEIPAADQLYWRGPILWQTDGRNWSTLNKLDPFNAMTAAPFTHLSEPIEYSITLPAHQQRWLFALDLPVTQPEKSFLRRDFQLLHQDKINELYRYTVRSVLDYKNSQLLPQERKKALQLPPNRNPQTRALAQQWRQQAGSDQQLVTQALDYFQQQPFYYSRTPPALRGEPIDQFLFTAREGFCEHYAAAFVTLMRAAGVPARVVTGYQGGEYNALGDYLLVRQSDAHAWAEVWLPAQGWIRVDPTRVIPPDRIEAYEDLQRFTDTRNDKLFDPNTRWLQAAWLQTQRGWDAANHQWSQWVVGFDQQQQQRLLERLGLGKLNLLALVGIMALLILLLLAALSLYLLSQRQKQLEPLQQAYQTLCLQLAKRGVDNAPWLGPKQRCQQAMRKLPKQRQEIKSLFNHYIQLRYTTHQTPNAQRAFIQAVRRFRC; translated from the coding sequence ATGATCGGGTGGCGCAAGCAGAAGCCAAAGCGCTATCAAGAGGAGCAGCAAGCGGCCCCTGCTAGTGGTGTTATCTGGTTGCTGGGCGCGCTGCTGCTGGTTATCTTGCCACATCTCTTTCGCCAGCCCGGCTGGGTGGCGGCAACCTGTCTGGCGATCTTGGGGTGGCGGCTACTCAAAGAGTTTAACGGCTGGGCGCTTCCACGCACCGTTTTCAGGTTACTGCTGGCGGCTACCCTCTTGGCGGGCACCTATCTTCAATACCGCACCCTGAATGGCTTGGATGCGGGCACTACCCTGCTCACCCTGATGTTATGTCTGAAGTTAATCGAGCTGCGTACACTGCGGGATGCCATGATCGTGATATTACTGGGGTATTTTCTGGTATTGAGCGGTTTTCTCTATGATCAATCGATTCTCTCCGGGCTCTATCTGCTTTTGGTGGTGCTGCTGCTGACCGCCTCACTGCTGGTTCTCAACCACTCGAAGGAGGGTCAGCAGCAAGCTAAAAAGGAGTATTTTAAGCGTGCGGCGGCGATCCTGCTGCAAGCCCTGCCACTGGTGTTGATTTTGTTCATTTTGGTGCCGCGCATCCCCGGGCCACTCTGGGCGCTACCCAATAACAGTAGTTCCGCTACAACTGGCCTCAGTGACAAAATGAGTATTGGCGATATTACCCGTCTGGCCGATTCCGATGCGGTCGCCTTTCGGGCAAGCTTTACTGGCGAGATACCCGCCGCTGACCAACTCTATTGGCGCGGCCCCATTTTGTGGCAAACCGATGGCCGCAACTGGAGTACACTTAATAAACTTGACCCCTTCAATGCAATGACGGCAGCTCCCTTTACTCACCTCAGCGAACCCATCGAGTACAGCATCACCCTGCCTGCACACCAGCAGCGCTGGCTATTCGCCTTGGATCTTCCGGTAACACAGCCAGAAAAGAGCTTCTTGCGCCGGGATTTTCAACTTCTACATCAAGATAAAATCAACGAACTCTACCGCTACACCGTGCGCTCAGTGCTCGACTACAAAAATAGTCAGCTACTGCCACAGGAGCGCAAAAAGGCACTTCAGCTGCCCCCCAACCGCAACCCACAAACCCGCGCATTGGCTCAACAGTGGCGGCAACAGGCCGGTAGTGACCAACAGCTGGTGACACAAGCACTCGACTATTTCCAACAGCAACCCTTCTATTACTCCAGAACCCCACCGGCACTACGAGGGGAGCCAATTGATCAATTCCTATTCACTGCAAGAGAGGGTTTTTGCGAGCACTATGCCGCCGCCTTTGTCACGCTGATGCGCGCCGCAGGAGTGCCCGCACGGGTGGTTACCGGCTATCAAGGCGGCGAATATAATGCTTTAGGTGACTACCTGCTGGTACGCCAGTCCGATGCCCATGCGTGGGCGGAAGTGTGGTTACCGGCGCAGGGGTGGATCAGAGTTGACCCTACCCGTGTGATTCCACCCGATCGCATCGAAGCTTATGAGGACCTACAACGCTTTACCGATACCCGCAATGATAAGCTGTTTGACCCGAACACCCGCTGGCTACAGGCAGCATGGTTGCAAACCCAGCGTGGTTGGGATGCTGCCAACCACCAGTGGAGCCAGTGGGTGGTTGGTTTTGACCAACAGCAGCAACAGCGTTTGTTAGAGCGTCTGGGGTTGGGCAAGCTTAATCTTTTGGCGTTGGTGGGCATTATGGCTCTGCTTATTTTGTTGCTACTGGCCGCGCTCTCCCTTTATCTGTTATCTCAACGTCAAAAACAGTTAGAGCCACTACAGCAAGCCTATCAAACACTCTGCCTGCAACTCGCCAAACGCGGTGTCGACAACGCCCCCTGGCTCGGGCCAAAACAGCGCTGCCAACAAGCGATGCGTAAACTGCCCAAGCAGCGGCAGGAGATAAAATCACTTTTTAACCACTATATACAGCTGCGTTATACCACCCACCAGACTCCCAATGCACAGCGCGCCTTCATCCAGGCGGTTAGACGTTTTCGCTGTTAA